One window from the genome of Rufibacter tibetensis encodes:
- the sucC gene encoding ADP-forming succinate--CoA ligase subunit beta, with translation MNIHEYQAKDILKRYGVRIQEGIVAETPEEAVAAAKRLTEETGTGWHVIKAQIHAGGRGKGGGVKLAKNLEQVKEIAGQIIGMQLITHQTGPEGKKVNKVLVAQDVYYPGDSEPKEYYVSILLDRAKGQNVIMASTEGGMDIEEVAEHTPEKIFKEWIDPTVGLRPFQANKIAFAFGLQGEAFKEFTKFLTSLYNAYLDTDASMFEINPVLKTSDNKILAVDGKVDLDDNALFRHKDLADLRDIAEEDPLEVEASKSNLNYVKLDGNVGCMVNGAGLAMATMDIIKLSGGEPANFLDVGGGANAQTVEAGFRLILQDPNVKAILINIFGGIVRCDRVANGVVEAYKNIGTINVPIIVRLQGTNAEEGARIIDESGLKVYSAVALKEAAQRVKDVLATV, from the coding sequence AACGCTACGGCGTTAGAATTCAGGAAGGCATCGTGGCAGAGACCCCTGAAGAGGCGGTAGCCGCTGCTAAGCGTTTAACAGAGGAAACCGGCACTGGCTGGCACGTAATCAAAGCCCAGATTCATGCGGGCGGTCGTGGTAAAGGCGGCGGGGTGAAATTGGCTAAAAACCTGGAGCAGGTGAAAGAGATTGCCGGCCAAATCATTGGCATGCAGCTAATCACGCACCAGACCGGCCCTGAAGGCAAAAAAGTAAACAAAGTGCTGGTAGCGCAGGATGTATACTATCCGGGCGATTCTGAGCCGAAAGAATATTACGTTTCTATCTTACTGGATAGAGCTAAAGGCCAAAACGTGATCATGGCGTCAACTGAGGGCGGCATGGACATTGAAGAAGTGGCTGAGCATACGCCAGAGAAAATCTTCAAAGAGTGGATTGACCCAACGGTTGGTCTTCGTCCGTTCCAAGCCAATAAGATTGCGTTTGCATTTGGCTTGCAAGGAGAAGCTTTCAAAGAGTTTACAAAGTTCTTAACCAGCTTGTACAACGCCTATCTGGACACAGACGCTTCTATGTTTGAGATCAACCCTGTGTTGAAGACCTCAGACAACAAAATCTTAGCCGTAGACGGTAAAGTAGACCTAGACGATAACGCTCTGTTCCGTCATAAAGATCTGGCTGACCTTCGCGACATCGCGGAAGAAGATCCGTTGGAAGTAGAAGCGAGCAAAAGCAACCTGAACTATGTGAAGCTTGACGGTAACGTAGGTTGTATGGTAAACGGTGCTGGTCTGGCTATGGCGACCATGGACATTATTAAACTTTCTGGTGGTGAGCCGGCTAACTTCCTGGACGTAGGAGGTGGAGCCAACGCACAAACCGTAGAAGCTGGTTTCCGTCTGATTTTGCAAGACCCTAACGTAAAAGCCATCCTGATCAACATCTTCGGTGGTATTGTACGTTGCGACCGTGTTGCAAATGGAGTGGTAGAGGCTTACAAAAACATTGGTACTATCAACGTTCCCATCATTGTTCGCCTACAAGGAACCAACGCAGAAGAAGGTGCTCGTATCATTGACGAATCTGGCCTGAAAGTATATTCTGCTGTAGCTTTGAAAGAAGCTGCGCAAAGAGTAAAAGACGTTTTAGCTACTGTGTAA